ATATAGCGCTTTGAATAGATACACAATAAATTACAACCCAAGCTTAAAGGAACCGCTAATGGATCGCTGATTACACGATCACCAGCAACAAAAATGAGTTCCTCTGCAATTTTTGGCAATTTTTTCTCTAATAAAATGTTAATCATTTGAGGATCTCCCTCGGATTGATGATTAGCAAAAAGAATAACATTGTCTTTATTCTTTAAATGAGAATCTATTTCTTCTAAGTAAAGTTCTCCTTTTAAAGAAGAAGAGGATATATCAATAAGAGGCCTTACAAAATCAAGGGCAAATTTGTGATAATCAAAATATCTACGTAATCTTTGGTGGTAATGAGAAAAAGAAAAAGGATCAGCGCATTGTAGGAGAACAAGTTCTAGAAAGGTAAGAAAAATTTGCTCTGTTTTTTCTCTTGTCTGTAGAGCCGCCGCTTTATATTCTGTATAAAATCCGTGCAAAATTGTGGCGGATTTCTTAGGAATAAGATTCTGTTTAATAGCAAACTGCAGCTTTTCTAAGAATGCATTAGATTTCGAGTTTTTTTTCATTGATTGTTGAATAAAATTGAAATTCATTTAGATGTAGGTTGTCATTACTATCAAAAGAGAGTTGCGCATGCCAGCTTTCTGCTAATTTTATCAGATTTTTCTTATCGTATTGATTCAAGTAGGCTTCTAGTTCTGGATGGGTAACTAATTTGAGACCAAAGTGTTGTTGTTGGCAAATCAGCTTTTTAAGTGTTCGCTTAATTTCAATAGAGGCGCTTTCATGGTTTTTTATCATTCCACTTCCGTGACAATAAGGACAACTTATAAACATGGTTTGAGTAAGAGATTCTCGGCTACGCTGTCTGGTCATTTCGACCAAACCAAATTCGCTCATACTTGAAATTGTACATTTAGCAGAATCATCTTTCATTGCCTCTTTTAAGCGTTCTAAGACACGGCGTTGATTTTTGCGGGAGCGCATATCGATGAAATCACAAATAATCAAGCCTCCAATATTACGCAAACGAAGTTGGCGAGCGATTTCCTCTGCGGCTTCCATATTAATATGTACCAATGCTTCTTCTACGTCAGATGCTGAACTTTGAGAGCGTCCTGAATTTACATCAATCGTATACATCGCCTCTGTTCGATCAAAGAACAAATAACCACCGCTTGGAAGCCAAATTTTACGCCGCAGAGCTCTTTCAATTTCTCTTTCTGCACCAAATCTTTCAAACATAGGCACTTTATCTCTGTATAACTCGATTTTTAAATGGTGCTCTGATGCATATTTTGTATACATGCGTTTACATCTTTGGTAAACAGAGTGATCATCCACCAACAAACGCTCAAACTTCTTATCAATTGCGCTTAAAATAGCGCGTTTAATGAGATCGGATTCTTCATACAGACATGTGGGTTTATTAGCTTTATGGAATTGATCGATAATATGTTGCCATGTTTTAAGCAATTCACTTGCTTCATTAATAAGCATTTCAGCAGAAGCATTCATACTTGCCGTTCGGCAAATAAGTCCCATGTCTTGCGGCATTTCAAAAGCACGAATGAGTTTTTTTAAACGATCTCTTGAAGCAGGATCTTCTATCTTACGCGATACTCCTCTATGAGGAGTATTAGGCAACAAAACAAGATACCTACCCGGAATAGAGATATTAGAAGTTAATCGCGCTCCTTTAGTGCCTATTGGTTCTTTTACCACCTGTACGAGTACAGATTGCTCTGGTTTTAAAAGCTTAGAAATATCGGTCTCTTTGCGTTGCTTGGTCTGCTTTGAGGAGATTTGATGATTCCATTCAAAATCCATATCAAATATTTCTTGAAATTTCTGCGTGTTTTCCAAAATATCAGAAATATGGATAAATCCATTTTCTCCTTCATTAATATCAATGAAAGCAGATTGGATATTGTGTAAGATATTTGTTACACGGCCGCGATAAATATTACCGGCTATTTGTCGATTTTTTTTTCTTTCTACAATCAAATCATAAAGAGTTCCGTGTTTAAGCACAGCATAGCGAACCTCTTTTGACTCGATATTTAATAAAATTTCTTGCATCAGGTCCTTTAAGCGAACAGATTTTAATGAGTATATGACTTAAAAGAAGTAATCCTATAAGATTTTACGTTCTTTTTCCAGAAAAAAGCAATGATTGCAACTGTTCTTTAACCTTGTCAATAAAATTATATTTAATTAACTGACAAGCATTATTAATACTGCTTAGGATACTCGAAGAAGAGCCTTCTCCATGACACTTAATGACAATTTTATCAATCCCTGCAAGAAGAGCTCCTGGATACTTAGAATAATCGAGTTTTTGGCGTAATTCATAAAGGGCTCTTTGTAATGGTAAAGAATGATTTTCTTTATCAATATCACCAATCATTTTTAAAATATTAAAAGCAATTCCTTCAGAGGTTTTTAAAAATATGTTACCCGTAAACCCATCGGTGATTAACACATCTAATTCCGTTTGAAATACATTTCTAGCTTCTACATTCCCTATGAATATAAAATGATTCTTATCAGACAGATGCTCTAGCGTTTGATAGGCATCCCTTAGTTCAGGGGTACCTTTTTTTGCTTCTGAGCCAATATTTAAAAGTGCCAATTTAGGATAAGAAATACCCCGACTTTTCTGATAGGCAATTCCCATGGCTGCAAAATGCACAAGATGAGCTGCTTTGTAAGAAATACTGGCCCCAACATCGAGCAGAGCAATCTCCGATTGATGCCCAGGGAATAGGGTTAGTAAAGCAGGCCTTTTTAAGCCAGATAGTGAGGCTAGATGTATCTTTGCACAGCTCATTAAAGCGCCTGTATTCCCCGCTGAAATAAAGGCATGCAAATGGCCTTCTTTTAACATGCGAATTCCCACACATAAAGAAGAATGAGGCTTACGTTTAATAGCAATTAGGGGCAACTCATGCATGTAAATAGCTTCTTGCACAGGAAAGAAAGAAAGGGAAGCAGAAGGGGAAGGAATACCTTCAAACACTTCCGAAGTGCCAAACAAAGTTAAATAAATGGGGTCGTCAAATGAGTCATAATGCAAGAGAATAGTTTCAAGCAGTTCTCTTGCAG
This is a stretch of genomic DNA from Candidatus Rhabdochlamydia oedothoracis. It encodes these proteins:
- the plsX gene encoding phosphate acyltransferase PlsX, with product MRGKVKSPLSIGIDLMGSDAPARELLETILLHYDSFDDPIYLTLFGTSEVFEGIPSPSASLSFFPVQEAIYMHELPLIAIKRKPHSSLCVGIRMLKEGHLHAFISAGNTGALMSCAKIHLASLSGLKRPALLTLFPGHQSEIALLDVGASISYKAAHLVHFAAMGIAYQKSRGISYPKLALLNIGSEAKKGTPELRDAYQTLEHLSDKNHFIFIGNVEARNVFQTELDVLITDGFTGNIFLKTSEGIAFNILKMIGDIDKENHSLPLQRALYELRQKLDYSKYPGALLAGIDKIVIKCHGEGSSSSILSSINNACQLIKYNFIDKVKEQLQSLLFSGKRT
- a CDS encoding Rne/Rng family ribonuclease → MMQEILLNIESKEVRYAVLKHGTLYDLIVERKKNRQIAGNIYRGRVTNILHNIQSAFIDINEGENGFIHISDILENTQKFQEIFDMDFEWNHQISSKQTKQRKETDISKLLKPEQSVLVQVVKEPIGTKGARLTSNISIPGRYLVLLPNTPHRGVSRKIEDPASRDRLKKLIRAFEMPQDMGLICRTASMNASAEMLINEASELLKTWQHIIDQFHKANKPTCLYEESDLIKRAILSAIDKKFERLLVDDHSVYQRCKRMYTKYASEHHLKIELYRDKVPMFERFGAEREIERALRRKIWLPSGGYLFFDRTEAMYTIDVNSGRSQSSASDVEEALVHINMEAAEEIARQLRLRNIGGLIICDFIDMRSRKNQRRVLERLKEAMKDDSAKCTISSMSEFGLVEMTRQRSRESLTQTMFISCPYCHGSGMIKNHESASIEIKRTLKKLICQQQHFGLKLVTHPELEAYLNQYDKKNLIKLAESWHAQLSFDSNDNLHLNEFQFYSTINEKKLEI
- a CDS encoding 1-acyl-sn-glycerol-3-phosphate acyltransferase, coding for MHGFYTEYKAAALQTREKTEQIFLTFLELVLLQCADPFSFSHYHQRLRRYFDYHKFALDFVRPLIDISSSSLKGELYLEEIDSHLKNKDNVILFANHQSEGDPQMINILLEKKLPKIAEELIFVAGDRVISDPLAVPLSLGCNLLCIYSKRYIDNPPELKMKKQLHNKKTMDTMSCLLKKGGNIIYVAPSGGRDRSNSKGVIEVADFDPPSIEMFYLIAKRSLHPTHFYPLALKTYAILPPPKTIQVELGESRTVSYGPIQIAFGPEINMENRALQTSHDKHARRKERAEFIYNLVRKMYNNFS